The Tenacibaculum jejuense genome includes a window with the following:
- a CDS encoding aminotransferase class I/II-fold pyridoxal phosphate-dependent enzyme has product MVSDLFDRIKNDKGPLGKWADKAEGYYVFPKLEGPISNRMSFNGKPVVTWSINDYLGLANHPEVLKADGEAALEHGMAYPMGARMMSGHTKYHEQLEQECAEFVGKEASYLVNFGYQGMVSAIDALVSKDDIIVYDMDTHACIIDGVRLHAGKRFVYRHNDIESCEKNLKRATKMAEKTGGGILLVSEGVFGMRGEQGRLREIVALKEKYNFRLLVDDAHGFGTLGEGGRGTGYEQGVQDGIDVYFATFAKSMAGIGAFFAGDKDVVQYLQYNMRSQMFAKSLPMPMVKGALKRLDMIRTMPELKDKLWSITNALQSGLRDAGFDLGTTQTCITPVYLKGDIPEAMAMVHDLRENHGVFCSIVVYPVIPRGMIILRLIPTARHTIEDVNETIKAFTAIREKLSNGTYKRIAEAIMTA; this is encoded by the coding sequence ATGGTAAGTGATTTATTTGATAGAATTAAGAATGATAAAGGTCCATTAGGTAAGTGGGCTGACAAAGCAGAAGGATATTATGTTTTTCCTAAATTAGAAGGTCCTATTTCCAATAGGATGAGCTTTAACGGAAAGCCTGTAGTTACTTGGAGTATTAATGATTATTTAGGTTTAGCAAATCACCCAGAGGTTCTTAAGGCAGATGGTGAAGCAGCTTTAGAGCATGGTATGGCTTATCCAATGGGAGCCAGAATGATGTCTGGTCACACGAAATATCATGAGCAATTAGAGCAAGAATGTGCAGAATTTGTAGGTAAAGAAGCCTCTTATTTAGTAAACTTCGGATATCAAGGTATGGTATCTGCAATCGATGCTCTAGTTTCTAAAGATGACATTATCGTTTACGATATGGATACACATGCTTGTATTATCGATGGAGTTCGTTTACATGCTGGAAAAAGATTCGTATATAGACATAACGATATAGAAAGTTGTGAGAAGAATTTAAAACGTGCTACAAAAATGGCTGAAAAAACAGGAGGAGGAATCCTTTTAGTTTCTGAAGGTGTTTTTGGAATGCGTGGTGAGCAAGGTCGTTTAAGAGAAATTGTAGCTTTAAAGGAAAAATACAATTTTAGATTATTAGTAGATGATGCTCACGGTTTCGGAACTTTAGGCGAAGGTGGTAGAGGTACAGGTTATGAGCAAGGTGTTCAAGATGGTATTGATGTATATTTTGCAACTTTTGCAAAATCTATGGCAGGTATCGGAGCATTTTTTGCAGGCGATAAAGACGTAGTTCAGTACTTACAATATAATATGCGTTCACAAATGTTTGCAAAGTCTTTACCAATGCCAATGGTTAAAGGAGCTTTAAAGCGTTTAGATATGATTCGTACAATGCCAGAACTTAAAGATAAGTTGTGGAGTATAACGAATGCATTACAGTCTGGATTAAGAGATGCTGGTTTCGATTTAGGAACTACTCAAACTTGTATTACACCAGTTTACCTAAAAGGAGATATACCTGAAGCAATGGCAATGGTTCACGATTTAAGAGAAAACCACGGTGTATTTTGCTCTATAGTTGTTTATCCTGTTATTCCTAGAGGGATGATTATATTAAGACTAATACCTACAGCACGTCACACAATTGAAGATGTAAATGAAACAATAAAAGCATTTACGGCGATACGTGAAAAGTTAAGTAATGGTACTTACAAAAGAATAGCAGAAGCTATAATGACAGCATAA
- a CDS encoding DUF4294 domain-containing protein: MKKFFLLLIIISFNLNAQIKDSLPDFSDEYFLVKDGDTLMIKLDEVPVLPKHKFKSRKDVNYYYWFRKKVFKAYPYATLASKRIDSLHARLDRIESNRKKRKYVKRVQKYLEKELTGQIKKMTRTEGRVLIKLIHRQTGKTVFENIREFRSGWKAFWYNTTANVFKLSLKDEYQPELANEDYLIEDILQRAFIDEALELQEPKLEIDSYKILEQKKGAIDVEEYKKMFAKMKKKKKRKKKKK, encoded by the coding sequence ATGAAAAAGTTTTTTTTACTCCTTATTATCATTTCTTTTAATCTAAATGCACAGATTAAAGATTCCTTACCTGATTTTTCTGATGAATATTTTTTGGTAAAAGATGGAGATACTTTAATGATCAAACTTGATGAGGTTCCTGTTTTACCAAAACACAAATTCAAATCTAGGAAAGATGTTAATTATTATTATTGGTTTAGAAAGAAAGTTTTTAAAGCTTATCCATATGCTACATTAGCATCTAAGAGGATAGATAGTCTACATGCAAGATTAGATAGAATAGAGTCTAACAGAAAAAAAAGAAAATACGTAAAAAGAGTACAAAAGTATTTAGAAAAAGAATTAACAGGTCAGATCAAAAAAATGACTAGAACTGAAGGTAGAGTATTAATCAAATTAATACATCGCCAAACAGGAAAAACAGTTTTTGAAAATATAAGAGAGTTCCGAAGCGGTTGGAAAGCTTTTTGGTATAATACAACAGCTAATGTATTTAAGTTATCATTAAAAGATGAATATCAACCAGAGTTGGCTAATGAAGATTATCTTATTGAAGATATATTGCAAAGAGCATTTATAGATGAAGCATTAGAGTTACAAGAACCAAAATTAGAAATAGATTCGTATAAAATTTTAGAACAGAAGAAAGGGGCGATAGATGTAGAAGAGTATAAAAAGATGTTCGCTAAAATGAAAAAAAAGAAAAAACGTAAGAAAAAGAAAAAATAA
- a CDS encoding DinB family protein has translation MIDAIEKNLQRGIKLLNTISDKQYSDCSVPPYYSSIGNNMRHILDVFSCIFKGIDRGDIDFSDRERNELAQIKTDAGIAYFNEIIHQLKSIETEDFDKIVRVTDDLGTGKITTNYTLSSALVQAHSHTIHHYASIGFIIHTLGIELPDADFGYNPTTPRESISKKS, from the coding sequence ATGATTGATGCGATAGAGAAAAATCTTCAAAGAGGTATTAAGTTATTAAATACAATATCTGATAAACAATATAGTGATTGTTCCGTACCACCTTATTATTCTAGTATAGGAAATAACATGAGACATATTTTAGATGTGTTTTCATGTATTTTTAAAGGTATTGATAGGGGAGATATAGATTTTTCCGATAGGGAAAGAAATGAGTTAGCTCAAATCAAAACGGATGCAGGTATTGCTTATTTTAATGAAATAATTCATCAATTAAAATCTATAGAAACTGAAGACTTTGATAAAATTGTAAGAGTAACTGACGATTTAGGTACCGGTAAAATCACTACTAACTACACTTTATCTAGTGCTTTAGTGCAGGCACATAGCCATACGATTCATCATTACGCCAGTATTGGATTCATAATTCACACATTAGGGATTGAATTACCAGATGCTGATTTTGGATATAATCCGACAACACCTAGAGAAAGTATTTCTAAAAAATCGTAG
- a CDS encoding gliding motility-associated C-terminal domain-containing protein, with product MKILNILPFLMALTINAQTEGFKNFGNIQMHNNAEIGFHTDLINDGQFENNLGLAGFYSDNEVRIVSGTNSPIFNNVEIDAINDLQLNTSLGVRNELEYVNGKIVTPRSNPSISLDFIRHDLYVGEDDDRHTDGYASVTGNNEFIFPIGDDDRLRPMITPNQNAESYFNGAYFFENPNSPSTFSDTFATEEKQVFLKNISTDEFWDLDGSNQTNVTLTWDSFSNIENISPVISFLRVVGWSKSEQKWIDLGNTNVTGDLDNGRITSTEFIPNEYEIITIGSIFSDIEQGSDNFLISPNDDDVNDALVFEGLELYKKNKLTVFNRWGNIVFEATNYENNWEALSNGRATIKADKKLPVGTYFYTLEFGNDDTNNTRKGWVYINY from the coding sequence ATGAAAATCCTTAATATTTTGCCATTTTTAATGGCCTTAACAATTAATGCTCAAACAGAAGGTTTTAAAAACTTTGGAAACATCCAAATGCATAATAATGCAGAAATAGGATTCCATACTGATTTAATAAATGATGGGCAGTTTGAAAATAACTTAGGTTTAGCTGGTTTCTACAGTGATAATGAAGTAAGAATTGTTTCAGGTACAAATAGTCCTATTTTTAATAATGTAGAAATAGATGCTATTAATGATCTACAATTAAATACTTCTCTTGGTGTTAGAAATGAGCTAGAATATGTAAATGGTAAAATTGTTACACCCCGATCAAACCCTTCTATTTCTTTAGATTTTATTCGTCATGATTTATATGTAGGTGAAGATGATGATAGACATACAGATGGGTATGCTTCTGTTACTGGAAATAATGAATTTATTTTTCCTATCGGAGATGATGACCGATTAAGACCTATGATTACACCGAACCAAAATGCTGAATCTTATTTCAATGGCGCATATTTTTTTGAAAACCCAAATTCTCCCTCAACTTTTTCAGACACTTTCGCAACAGAAGAAAAACAAGTATTCTTAAAAAATATAAGTACTGATGAATTCTGGGATTTAGATGGATCTAATCAAACTAATGTAACTTTAACTTGGGATAGTTTTAGTAATATTGAAAACATATCACCTGTAATAAGTTTTCTACGTGTAGTCGGATGGAGTAAATCAGAACAAAAATGGATTGACTTAGGTAATACAAATGTTACAGGAGACCTAGATAACGGAAGAATTACATCTACAGAATTTATTCCTAATGAATATGAAATCATTACTATAGGTTCAATTTTCTCTGATATTGAACAAGGAAGTGATAATTTTTTAATTTCTCCTAACGATGATGACGTAAATGATGCTTTAGTATTTGAAGGTTTAGAGTTATACAAAAAAAATAAACTAACTGTATTTAACCGTTGGGGTAATATCGTGTTTGAAGCTACAAACTATGAAAATAACTGGGAAGCTTTATCTAACGGTAGGGCTACTATTAAAGCTGACAAAAAGTTACCTGTAGGTACTTATTTTTATACTCTTGAATTTGGTAATGATGATACTAATAATACAAGAAAAGGATGGGTATATATTAATTACTAA